One genomic window of Anguilla anguilla isolate fAngAng1 chromosome 13, fAngAng1.pri, whole genome shotgun sequence includes the following:
- the mybl2b gene encoding v-myb avian myeloblastosis viral oncogene homolog-like 2b isoform X3: MSWWTRGEDGEETVYQDTDSDVAEQRESGKVKVKWTQEEDDNLRSLVQRIGPNDWKNIAGYLPNRTEHQCQNRWFKVLDPDLVKGPWTKEEDEKVIELVNKYGNKQWAMVAKHLKGRLGKQCRERWHNHLNPDVKKSSWTAEEDLIIFKAHCMLGNRWAEIAKLLPGRTDNAVKNHWNSTIKRKVEMGCYSGEDIALKIVPQLEQGEVSVQHSNDQEMEFQCEVVPEADTEQEAIEQVRESSHPSTACPTREVATPKSTSPHHLRGGQTPKSESDPAGEGNTSRWVVDSTGFLSPTSGPAFKEVLELMDEDLEEWCDPTVFDLAEESQGSELLQFRLEGSALQELSRGSRGELIPISPGAATPPSILTRRTRRCISLSPDANDSMTPKSTPVKILPFSPSQFLNMWTKQDSLDLENPSLTSTPVCSQKAIVTTPLHRDKTPLTQKENSVFITPNHKSDFDTTPRTPTPFKNAMEKYGPLRPLPPTPNLEDLKEVLRSEAGIDLIVVDEPPAEQRRKQAHRPPMKKVRKSLALDVMDCNDNIASRLQPANTNISSPKQDGSVLDQGFILAPSESVSDPSPAPPTPMSQAWEAVVCGRTKDQLIMTEKARRYLRSLQPNPPNRALILS; this comes from the exons ATGTCCTGGTGGACGCGCGG TGAGGATGGGGAAGAGACGGTGTATCAGGACACGGATTCGGACGTGGCTGAACAGCGAGAGAGTGGAAAGGTTAAGGTGAAATGGACACAGGAGGAG GATGACAATTTGCGAAGTTTGGTGCAACGCATTGGACCTAATGATTGGAAGAACATAGCTGGCTACCTACCA AATCGTACCGAACATCAGTGCCAGAATCGCTGGTTTAAAGTCCTGGACCCAGATCTGGTAAAGGGCCCCTGGACAAAGGAGGAAGATGAGAAG GTGATAGAACTTGTGAATAAGTATGGCAACAAGCAGTGGGCCATGGTGGCCAAACACCTTAAGGGCAGGTTGGGTAAACAGTGCAGAGAGCGCTGGCACAACCACCTCAACCCCGATGTGAAGAAGTCCTCATGGACAGCCGAGGAGGACCTGATCATCTTCAAGGCTCACTGCATGCTCGGCAACCGCTGGGCCGAGATCGCCAAGCTACTCCCCGGGAG AACAGACAACGCGGTGAAGAATCACTGGAATTCCACCATAAAGCGCAAGGTGGAGATGGGCTGTTATAGCGGGGAGGACATTGCCCTGAAGATTGTCCCTCAGCTGGAACAGGGAGAGGTCTCCGTTCAGCACAGTAATGACCAAGAG ATGGAGTTTCAATGTGAGGTTGTTCCAGAAGCAGATACTGAGCAGGAAGCCATAGAACAGGTGAGA GAGTCTTCCCATCCCTCCACTGCGTGTCCTACAAGGGAAGTAGCCACCCCCAAGTCAACATCTCCCCACCATCTTCGAGGGGGGCAGACCCCCAAAAGCGAGTCGGACCCCGCAGGAGAGGGAAACACCAGCCGCTGGGTGGTGGACAGCACAGGCTTCCTCTCTCCCACATCTGGCCCTGCCTTcaaggaggtgctggagctaATGGATGAG GACTTGGAGGAGTGGTGTGACCCCACAGTCTTTGACCTGGCGGAGGAGAGCCAGGGCTCTGAGCTGCTGCAGTTCCGTCTGGAAGGCAGCGCACTGCAGGAGCTAAGCCGGGGCAGCCGAGGAGAACTGATCCCCATCTCTCCCGGAGCGGCCACTCCCCCCTCCATCCTGACCCGCCGCACCCGCCGCTGCATCAGCCTCTCCCCTGACGCCAACGACTCCATGACCCCCAAGAGCACCCCCGTCAAGATCCtgcccttctccccctctcag TTCCTCAATATGTGGACCAAGCAGGACTCATTAGACCTGGAGAACCCGTCCCTCACATCTACGCCTGTCTGCAGCCAGAAGGCCATTGTCACCACACCCTTGCACCGGGACAAGACCCCGCTTACCCAAAAAGAGAACTCTGT ATTTATCACACCCAACCATAAATCAGATTTTGACACCACCCCCCGCACTCCAACACCCTTCAAAAATGCCATGGAAAAATATGGCCCCCTACGACCTCTG CCTCCTACTCCAAACCTTGAAGACTTAAAGGAAGTCCTACGTAGCGAGGCTGGCATTGACCTGATTGTGGTGGATGAGCCCCCTGCTGAGCAGAGACGCAAGCAGGCG CATCGACCCCCTATGAAGAAAGTGCGCAAGTCCCTGGCACTTGATGTTATGGACTGCAATGATAATATAGCTTCCAGACTCCAGCCTGCTAACACCAACATTAGCAGCCCAAAG CAAGATGGAAGTGTTCTGGATCAGGGATTCATCCTGGCTCCAAGTGAGAGTGTTTCCGATCCAAGCCCAGCACCTCCAACTCCG ATGTCACAGGCGTGGGAAGCAGTGGTTTGTGGACGCACAAAGGACCAGCTTATCATGACAGAGAAAGCCCGCCGTTACCTACGATCACTGCAACCCAACCCCCCGAATCGTGCGCTCATCCTGTCCTGA
- the mybl2b gene encoding v-myb avian myeloblastosis viral oncogene homolog-like 2b isoform X2: protein MQQVEAMNDGERGGAGACCASEDGEETVYQDTDSDVAEQRESGKVKVKWTQEEDDNLRSLVQRIGPNDWKNIAGYLPNRTEHQCQNRWFKVLDPDLVKGPWTKEEDEKVIELVNKYGNKQWAMVAKHLKGRLGKQCRERWHNHLNPDVKKSSWTAEEDLIIFKAHCMLGNRWAEIAKLLPGRTDNAVKNHWNSTIKRKVEMGCYSGEDIALKIVPQLEQGEVSVQHSNDQEMEFQCEVVPEADTEQEAIEQESSHPSTACPTREVATPKSTSPHHLRGGQTPKSESDPAGEGNTSRWVVDSTGFLSPTSGPAFKEVLELMDEDLEEWCDPTVFDLAEESQGSELLQFRLEGSALQELSRGSRGELIPISPGAATPPSILTRRTRRCISLSPDANDSMTPKSTPVKILPFSPSQFLNMWTKQDSLDLENPSLTSTPVCSQKAIVTTPLHRDKTPLTQKENSVFITPNHKSDFDTTPRTPTPFKNAMEKYGPLRPLPPTPNLEDLKEVLRSEAGIDLIVVDEPPAEQRRKQAHRPPMKKVRKSLALDVMDCNDNIASRLQPANTNISSPKQDGSVLDQGFILAPSESVSDPSPAPPTPMSQAWEAVVCGRTKDQLIMTEKARRYLRSLQPNPPNRALILS, encoded by the exons atgcAGCAG GTGGAAGCAATGAATGACGGCGAAAGAGGAGGGGCGGGCGCGTGCTGCGCAAG TGAGGATGGGGAAGAGACGGTGTATCAGGACACGGATTCGGACGTGGCTGAACAGCGAGAGAGTGGAAAGGTTAAGGTGAAATGGACACAGGAGGAG GATGACAATTTGCGAAGTTTGGTGCAACGCATTGGACCTAATGATTGGAAGAACATAGCTGGCTACCTACCA AATCGTACCGAACATCAGTGCCAGAATCGCTGGTTTAAAGTCCTGGACCCAGATCTGGTAAAGGGCCCCTGGACAAAGGAGGAAGATGAGAAG GTGATAGAACTTGTGAATAAGTATGGCAACAAGCAGTGGGCCATGGTGGCCAAACACCTTAAGGGCAGGTTGGGTAAACAGTGCAGAGAGCGCTGGCACAACCACCTCAACCCCGATGTGAAGAAGTCCTCATGGACAGCCGAGGAGGACCTGATCATCTTCAAGGCTCACTGCATGCTCGGCAACCGCTGGGCCGAGATCGCCAAGCTACTCCCCGGGAG AACAGACAACGCGGTGAAGAATCACTGGAATTCCACCATAAAGCGCAAGGTGGAGATGGGCTGTTATAGCGGGGAGGACATTGCCCTGAAGATTGTCCCTCAGCTGGAACAGGGAGAGGTCTCCGTTCAGCACAGTAATGACCAAGAG ATGGAGTTTCAATGTGAGGTTGTTCCAGAAGCAGATACTGAGCAGGAAGCCATAGAACAG GAGTCTTCCCATCCCTCCACTGCGTGTCCTACAAGGGAAGTAGCCACCCCCAAGTCAACATCTCCCCACCATCTTCGAGGGGGGCAGACCCCCAAAAGCGAGTCGGACCCCGCAGGAGAGGGAAACACCAGCCGCTGGGTGGTGGACAGCACAGGCTTCCTCTCTCCCACATCTGGCCCTGCCTTcaaggaggtgctggagctaATGGATGAG GACTTGGAGGAGTGGTGTGACCCCACAGTCTTTGACCTGGCGGAGGAGAGCCAGGGCTCTGAGCTGCTGCAGTTCCGTCTGGAAGGCAGCGCACTGCAGGAGCTAAGCCGGGGCAGCCGAGGAGAACTGATCCCCATCTCTCCCGGAGCGGCCACTCCCCCCTCCATCCTGACCCGCCGCACCCGCCGCTGCATCAGCCTCTCCCCTGACGCCAACGACTCCATGACCCCCAAGAGCACCCCCGTCAAGATCCtgcccttctccccctctcag TTCCTCAATATGTGGACCAAGCAGGACTCATTAGACCTGGAGAACCCGTCCCTCACATCTACGCCTGTCTGCAGCCAGAAGGCCATTGTCACCACACCCTTGCACCGGGACAAGACCCCGCTTACCCAAAAAGAGAACTCTGT ATTTATCACACCCAACCATAAATCAGATTTTGACACCACCCCCCGCACTCCAACACCCTTCAAAAATGCCATGGAAAAATATGGCCCCCTACGACCTCTG CCTCCTACTCCAAACCTTGAAGACTTAAAGGAAGTCCTACGTAGCGAGGCTGGCATTGACCTGATTGTGGTGGATGAGCCCCCTGCTGAGCAGAGACGCAAGCAGGCG CATCGACCCCCTATGAAGAAAGTGCGCAAGTCCCTGGCACTTGATGTTATGGACTGCAATGATAATATAGCTTCCAGACTCCAGCCTGCTAACACCAACATTAGCAGCCCAAAG CAAGATGGAAGTGTTCTGGATCAGGGATTCATCCTGGCTCCAAGTGAGAGTGTTTCCGATCCAAGCCCAGCACCTCCAACTCCG ATGTCACAGGCGTGGGAAGCAGTGGTTTGTGGACGCACAAAGGACCAGCTTATCATGACAGAGAAAGCCCGCCGTTACCTACGATCACTGCAACCCAACCCCCCGAATCGTGCGCTCATCCTGTCCTGA
- the mybl2b gene encoding v-myb avian myeloblastosis viral oncogene homolog-like 2b isoform X1: MQQVEAMNDGERGGAGACCASEDGEETVYQDTDSDVAEQRESGKVKVKWTQEEDDNLRSLVQRIGPNDWKNIAGYLPNRTEHQCQNRWFKVLDPDLVKGPWTKEEDEKVIELVNKYGNKQWAMVAKHLKGRLGKQCRERWHNHLNPDVKKSSWTAEEDLIIFKAHCMLGNRWAEIAKLLPGRTDNAVKNHWNSTIKRKVEMGCYSGEDIALKIVPQLEQGEVSVQHSNDQEMEFQCEVVPEADTEQEAIEQVRESSHPSTACPTREVATPKSTSPHHLRGGQTPKSESDPAGEGNTSRWVVDSTGFLSPTSGPAFKEVLELMDEDLEEWCDPTVFDLAEESQGSELLQFRLEGSALQELSRGSRGELIPISPGAATPPSILTRRTRRCISLSPDANDSMTPKSTPVKILPFSPSQFLNMWTKQDSLDLENPSLTSTPVCSQKAIVTTPLHRDKTPLTQKENSVFITPNHKSDFDTTPRTPTPFKNAMEKYGPLRPLPPTPNLEDLKEVLRSEAGIDLIVVDEPPAEQRRKQAHRPPMKKVRKSLALDVMDCNDNIASRLQPANTNISSPKQDGSVLDQGFILAPSESVSDPSPAPPTPMSQAWEAVVCGRTKDQLIMTEKARRYLRSLQPNPPNRALILS, from the exons atgcAGCAG GTGGAAGCAATGAATGACGGCGAAAGAGGAGGGGCGGGCGCGTGCTGCGCAAG TGAGGATGGGGAAGAGACGGTGTATCAGGACACGGATTCGGACGTGGCTGAACAGCGAGAGAGTGGAAAGGTTAAGGTGAAATGGACACAGGAGGAG GATGACAATTTGCGAAGTTTGGTGCAACGCATTGGACCTAATGATTGGAAGAACATAGCTGGCTACCTACCA AATCGTACCGAACATCAGTGCCAGAATCGCTGGTTTAAAGTCCTGGACCCAGATCTGGTAAAGGGCCCCTGGACAAAGGAGGAAGATGAGAAG GTGATAGAACTTGTGAATAAGTATGGCAACAAGCAGTGGGCCATGGTGGCCAAACACCTTAAGGGCAGGTTGGGTAAACAGTGCAGAGAGCGCTGGCACAACCACCTCAACCCCGATGTGAAGAAGTCCTCATGGACAGCCGAGGAGGACCTGATCATCTTCAAGGCTCACTGCATGCTCGGCAACCGCTGGGCCGAGATCGCCAAGCTACTCCCCGGGAG AACAGACAACGCGGTGAAGAATCACTGGAATTCCACCATAAAGCGCAAGGTGGAGATGGGCTGTTATAGCGGGGAGGACATTGCCCTGAAGATTGTCCCTCAGCTGGAACAGGGAGAGGTCTCCGTTCAGCACAGTAATGACCAAGAG ATGGAGTTTCAATGTGAGGTTGTTCCAGAAGCAGATACTGAGCAGGAAGCCATAGAACAGGTGAGA GAGTCTTCCCATCCCTCCACTGCGTGTCCTACAAGGGAAGTAGCCACCCCCAAGTCAACATCTCCCCACCATCTTCGAGGGGGGCAGACCCCCAAAAGCGAGTCGGACCCCGCAGGAGAGGGAAACACCAGCCGCTGGGTGGTGGACAGCACAGGCTTCCTCTCTCCCACATCTGGCCCTGCCTTcaaggaggtgctggagctaATGGATGAG GACTTGGAGGAGTGGTGTGACCCCACAGTCTTTGACCTGGCGGAGGAGAGCCAGGGCTCTGAGCTGCTGCAGTTCCGTCTGGAAGGCAGCGCACTGCAGGAGCTAAGCCGGGGCAGCCGAGGAGAACTGATCCCCATCTCTCCCGGAGCGGCCACTCCCCCCTCCATCCTGACCCGCCGCACCCGCCGCTGCATCAGCCTCTCCCCTGACGCCAACGACTCCATGACCCCCAAGAGCACCCCCGTCAAGATCCtgcccttctccccctctcag TTCCTCAATATGTGGACCAAGCAGGACTCATTAGACCTGGAGAACCCGTCCCTCACATCTACGCCTGTCTGCAGCCAGAAGGCCATTGTCACCACACCCTTGCACCGGGACAAGACCCCGCTTACCCAAAAAGAGAACTCTGT ATTTATCACACCCAACCATAAATCAGATTTTGACACCACCCCCCGCACTCCAACACCCTTCAAAAATGCCATGGAAAAATATGGCCCCCTACGACCTCTG CCTCCTACTCCAAACCTTGAAGACTTAAAGGAAGTCCTACGTAGCGAGGCTGGCATTGACCTGATTGTGGTGGATGAGCCCCCTGCTGAGCAGAGACGCAAGCAGGCG CATCGACCCCCTATGAAGAAAGTGCGCAAGTCCCTGGCACTTGATGTTATGGACTGCAATGATAATATAGCTTCCAGACTCCAGCCTGCTAACACCAACATTAGCAGCCCAAAG CAAGATGGAAGTGTTCTGGATCAGGGATTCATCCTGGCTCCAAGTGAGAGTGTTTCCGATCCAAGCCCAGCACCTCCAACTCCG ATGTCACAGGCGTGGGAAGCAGTGGTTTGTGGACGCACAAAGGACCAGCTTATCATGACAGAGAAAGCCCGCCGTTACCTACGATCACTGCAACCCAACCCCCCGAATCGTGCGCTCATCCTGTCCTGA